The sequence below is a genomic window from Thalassomonas haliotis.
AGGTTTTCGGATCCGCCATCATGGTTTTTGCCAGTGACCTGGTCCGGGGTAACATACGCTCAAAATAAAACTCTGCCGTTTTAATTTTTGCCCGGTAGAAGTCCCTGTCTTCAACACCCGAGGCCAGTTTTTCATAGGCGGCCTGGGCCATTTGCGCCCAGAAATAAGCCATTACGATATAACCTGAATACATCAGGTAATCAACTGAACAGGCGCCGATAAAGTCACGATCTTTTCTTGCTTTAAGGGCAATACGCAACGAATACTGCTGCCAGCTGGCAACCGCTTTACTCAGTGGCCAGATAAATTTATTCATCTGCCGTTTGTGGCTATAACCGGAAATCATGCTGTGATCTTTACAGAAGCCGAGAATTTCCATGGCATATTCTTTTAAGGCAACCCCCCGGGTCAGTAATATTTTACGGCCAAGCAAATCCAATGCCTGAATGCCCGTGGTGCCTTCATAAAGGGTAGAAATACGGGCATCTCTAACGATCTGCTCCATGCCCCATTCTTTAATATAACCATGGCCGCCAAAGATTTGCATACCATGGCTGGCACTTTCACAGCCCAGTTCAGTTAAAAATGCTTTCAGGATAGGGGTGATAAAACCTAAGCGGTCATCGGCAGCCTTACGCTCGTCCTCAGTTTTCGCACTCTCGATATCATCCACTAATTTCGCGGTATAATAAATCATTGCCCGGCCACCTTCACTGATGGCTTTTTGTGTCATCAGCATCTTGCGGACATCGGGATGAACTATGATAGGATCGGCGACTTTTTCCGGCGCTTTCTTACCGGATAACGAACGCATGGATAATCTTTCTTTCGCGTATAACAGGGAATTCTGGTAGGCCAGTTCAGCGGTACAAACTCCCTGCAACGCTGTACCCACCCGGGCAGTATTCATAAAGGTGAACATACATTCCAGGCCTTTATTTTCCGGCCCTATCAATACCCCTTTGGCATTGTCAAAATTTAATACCGCCGTAGCCGAGGCTTTAATGCCCATTTTGTCTTCAATAGAGCCGCAGGTAACATTATTGCCTTCACCCAGGTTACCTTGCTGGTCCACTTGGACCTTAGGTACAATAAACAGGGAAATTCCCCGGGTACCTTCCGGCGCATCCGGCAACCGGGCTAATACGATATGGACAATATTATCTGTTAAATCATGCTCGCCTGCAGAAATAAAAATCTTAGTACCGGTAATATCATAAGTGCCGTCGTCATTCGGTACTGCCTTGGTTTTCACCTGGCCCAAATCTGTGCCGCACTGAGGCTCAGTCAGGCACATAGTGCCGGTCCAGGTCCCTTCCGTTAACCGGGTCAGGTAAAGCTCTTTCTGTTCATCACTGCCATGCTCTTGTATGGTGTTCATGGCACCATGACTTAAGCCGGGATACATACCCCAGGACCAGTTTGCCGTGCCCATCATTTCAGACTTTACCATGCCCATAGACGGCGGCAGACCCTGACCTCCCTGATCTATCGGGTGCGAAAGGCTTTGCCAGCCACCGGCAACATATTGCTGGTATGCTTCTTTAAAACCTTTTGGTGTGGTAACCACACCATTATCAAAATGACAGCCTTCTTTATCACCGCTCTGGTTTAAGGGCAACAACTCATTTTCACTGAACTTGGCACACTCGGCAAAAATGGCATCCACCAGATCCGGGGTTGCTTCGGCATACTCAGGATTCTTCTGGTAATGCCCGTAATAATCAAACACATCTTCGAATAAAAATTTTATGTCTCTTATCGGCGCTTTATAACTGAGCATTTGTGAACTCCTGACGGAACTAATCTAATAAATAAAAGCTATTATGTGACGAGAGTACAGTTCAAGTCAACTGGTCATACCACCATTTTGATATTAACACGCTGTTAAAGAGATATTAGTGAAAATAGCCAAATAAAGTATAGTAAGCACCTGAAATGAAACAAAATATAAAGACCTGCAATCAAGGTTAATACTGGTTATACCACACAATCTTAACAAAAGATTGATTTAAATAAGTTTAAATTTCATCCAACCAATAACAATTTTCACAATACACAATAACTATTTAAATAACAGATAGATAGAGAAAAAACACCAACGACAAAAGTAAAGCAAAAACTCTAAACAAAACAGTTACCTTAACATAAATCAAAGAAATAGCAGACTTTGGTTGTTAGATTTCTCTCTTTAAACTAGAATCCTCTAGTTGTCCGCTATATTTCTAACCCGCTTAGGAACAAGCGCAGTAGTAAGGCTGTTTAATGATAAGGAAAAGCCAATGGAAAATAAGGAAAAACTACCGAGAAGTCAGGATGTAGTCCCACCTAATGGTCAATTTATCCCGGTATGGGTAGATGGCACACAAGTCGATGGAATCCCTGGAGAAAGTATTCTTAGCGTGCTATTTGCTGTTGGGAAGAAATCTATCACTAAAAATGATCATGGTAAACTCACAGGGGCCTATTGCGGCATGGGGGTATGTCATTGTTGTACGGTGAAAGTCAACGACCAACATAAAGTAAAAGCTTGCCAAACCCTTATTGAGCCGAGTATGCAAATAGATACTCAGAGTAACCGGCTGGATGAAGGAGGCAAGGCATGACAGAGTCGAAGCATGGCGTTGTAATTGTCGGTGGCGGCACCGCAGGCATTTCCGCCGCGGCAGAATTAGCCCAGCTTGGCATAAAATCTGTCGTTATTGATGAAGCCCCCAGGATCGGTGGTCCGGTATTTAGGGGGCCGTTTCGCGAAGCGATCAGCCTGCCCCACCTGGATGACAATCTGTGCCAAAAGATTGCCGATATCCGGGAGCTTTATCAAAAAAATCAGCAATATATTGAGTTACGCCTCAATACCCGGGTACTGGGACCTTCTGGTGAAAGCGCCCTGTTAGCACGCCACCAGGATGAAATTTTTGAAATTCCCTACGAGCAACTTATCGTGGCAACCGGTTGTCACGAACGCAGTGTGCCTTTTGACGGCTGGCAAATACCCGGAGTGATGCTGCTCGGCGGTGTACAGCTACAGCTGAAATCCGGTCTGGTCAAACCGGGCCAGCGCATGGCCGTTGTCGGCACCGGGCCCTTGCTGCCGCTGGTAGCAACCCAGCTGCATAAAGCCGGCGTTGTTGTTACCGGTGTTTTTGAAGCAGGCAAATTTAGCAATTTCGCCAAAGAAAGCCGTGCTTTTCTCAACCGCCCCATGCTGACATTGGAAGGCATGGGATTACTCACTTACCTTAAAACCAACGGTATCCCCATGCATTATGGCATGGGCATAGTGTCTGCCAGCGGTGAAGACAGCCTGACCGGTATCACTGTTGCCCAATATGACCAGGACTGGTATCCGGTTAAAGGCACGGAAAAATCACTCGATGTCGACTGTCTGGCTGTGGGTTATGGCTTTGTCTCCAGAAACCAGCTCACCCAATTGTTAAATATCGCGCACGAAAATTGCCAAATCAGCGGCTTAAAACCCCTGGTTGACGACTGGCAACACTCAAGCCGGCCGGATGTATATATTGCCGGTGACAGTGTCGGTATCTTAGGCGGTGAAGCCGCCATGATGGAAGGCCGACTGGCAGCATTATCCATTGCTAAACAGCAAGACATTCTCAGTCTGGAGCAGGCACAGGATAAAGCCAAACCCTATAAAAACCTGCTTAATAAAGTCAAAGCCTTCAGAGCCGGTTTTGACCGTATCGGCAGGCGCCGGGAAGGCCTGTTATCGCTGTTAACACCGGATACCATAGTGTGCCGTTGTGAAAACGTCACCCGGGCCCAGATAGATGAAGTTATCGAACAAGGCGTCAAGGATATTACGTCCTTAAAAATGCGCACCCGGGCCGGTATGGGGGATTGCCAGGGAAAAACCTGCAACAGCTATTGCCAGGACAGGTTACGTTTCGAACTCAAACAACTGGATGTCGGAGAAATCAAGCCCAGGTTCCCGCTTGATCCTGTGCCCTTTTCTTCATTATATAAGGAGGTTTTATAATGAAAAAACAATATGATATCGTGATCGCCGGGGGTGGCGTGATCGGTGCTGCCTGCGCTTATTTTTTAAGCAAGGAAAAAGATCTGAAAATCGCCCTGGTGGACTTAAAAAAACCGGGCAATGCTTCACGAGCTTCAGCCGGCGGCCTGTGGGCAATAGGCGAGTCGGTAGGTTTAGGCTGCGGCGTGATCTTTTTTAAACAAATGACCCAGCAAAGAGCCGAAGCCGAAGGCATTGATGCCGCTGATCTGCCGCCAATGCGGCCGCATATCCTGCCAGATTGCTTTTTTGAGTTCGCGTTAAAAAGCAACGACATGTATCCGGCATTATGGCAGGAATTAAAAGACAAACACGGGGTGGATTTTAAGTTCGAAAAAACCGGCCTGAAATACATCATGTATGATAAGTTCGATAAACTCTATGCCGACTCCATCGTAGAACAAATCCCGGGACTGGCAGAGCAAATCAACTGGCTCAGCGCCGAAGAATTAGCCGTTGACGAGCCGCATATCAATGCCGATGCCATAGGCGCACTGGAGTTTGCCTGTGATCATCAAGTCAATCCCTACCGCTTAAACGAAGCCTACCTCGAAGCCGCCCGGCAAAACGGCGTAGAGCTGTTTTTGCAAACCTCGGTCACCGGGGTAGAAAAACAAGGTAATCAGATCACCGGCGTGGTAACCGATGCAGGAACCCTTTCCTGTAACACTATGATCAATGCCGCCGGAGCCTGGGCCGCCGAATTAAGCGAGATGGCCACCGGTGTCCGTATCCCGGTCAGCCCGGTCAAAGGACAGATCATCTTATCCGAGCGTTTACCGCAAATCCTCAAGGGCTGTGTATCTACCACGGATTGTTATATCGCACAAAAAGATAACGGTGAAGTGCTGATCGGCAGTACCACGGAAGAAAAAGGCTTTGATACCACCAATACCTTACCTGAAATTAGAGAGCTGGCTAATGGCGCTATGCGCTGTATCCCACAACTTAAGCAGATGAATATCAAACGCTGCTGGGCGGGATTAAGGCCGGGCACCCCGGACGAACTGCCGGTACTGGGAAAAATGGACGGTGTCGAAGGTTATATCAACGCCTGTGGCCATTTCAGGACCGGGATATTAACCTCTGCCATCACAGGTAAGCTGGTAAATGATCTTTACCGGGGACTGCCTTTAGATATAGATATCACACCATTTGCATACGCCCGTTTTCTTAAGCAGGAAAACGAGCAGCAGCAAACCCCTGAAGTGGAAGAAGAGCTGGCTTAAACAGCACATTTTCCTAAGTTCATCACCAGCCGTTCACACTGATGAATACTGAATAAGGGAAAGCTGCGGCTTTCCCTTATTGTAATAAAAAAGCACAACAGCACACACGCCAACGCCATTGCCGCAGCCCGGGGTACTTGCCCTGGTTACTCCTGCCCTGTTATCCAACGCAGAGACCTTAATACATCAAGATCATAAGATAAAGCCGCTAAAGCATGGACAGCCTTGATCCGAGCCAAACTATTGCTATCAAGATGGACTCGCTGCCACTGTAATTGAATGGCATGGTCACTGGCATTGTTTTTAGGCCTTCGATAAGCCTAAAGCGGATAGGCCGGCTTCCATCCCCTAAGCCGGTAGCCAAGGCATGGCTGGTCAGCTATTCAACCGACACCGGGCATATCAATACGCAGCCCGGTCTGGTACTCCTGCTTCCTCCACATAATTAATGGAGTCAAAAGCAAGCAATTCAGATCATAAGGAAACACAGCTAAACGAATGAAAACGGATAAATTTAATCTGGGAAATTTAAAGAATTAAAATGAAATTGATTTAGAGAATGAATTTTCTGATATTTACAGGCAGGTTTGAGTAAATGTGGCGGAGTGGACGGGACTCGAACCCGCGACCCCCGGCGTGACAGGCCGGTATTCTAACCAACTGAACTACCACTCCGCGATATCTACTGCTTTATTGAGATTTTTCCGGTTCTCATAACCTGGTAAAGAAGGTGGCGGAGTGGACGGGACTCGAACCCGCGACCCCCGGCGTGACAGGCCGGTATTCTAACCAACTGAACTACCACTCCGCGATATGTCTTTACGATAGAGATTTGCTTAATAAGCGCTGGTTCTCAAAACCAGGTAAAGATAAGTGGCGGAGTGGACGGGACTCGAACCCGCGACCCCCGGCGTGACAGGCCGGTATTCTAACCAACTGAACTACCACTCCGCGATATGTCTTTACCGTTGAGATTTGTTTAATAAACGCTGGCTCTCAAAACCAGGTAAAGATAGGTGGCGGAGTGGACGGGACTCGAACCCGCGACCCCCGGCGTGACAGGCCGGTATTCTAACCAACTGAACTACCACTCCGCGATATAATCTTTACGGTAGAGATTTATACCTTTACAGGTATCGGCTCTCAAAGCCTGAAATCTAAAGAATTGAAGGATAAAGGAATGTGGCGGAGTGGACGGGACTCGAACCCGCGACCCCCGGCGTGACAGGCCGGTATTCTAACCAACTGAACTACCACTCCGCAGTATAACTTTTACTTCTTTTCTGCTTCTGCTGCATATATCCGTATTAAAATGTGGCGGAGTGGACGGGACTCGAACCCGCGACCCCCGGCGTGACAGGCCGGTATTCTAACCAACTGAACTACCACTCCGCGATATTTTAACTACGAACAAAAAGTTGTTTTTACTGTGCATCATTGGCGGAGTGGACGGGACTCGAACCCGCGACCCCCGGCGTGACAGGCCGGTATTCTAACCAACTGAACTACCACTCCGCAGAGATGCATAAACAGATTTAAATTGGCGGAGTGGACGGGACTCGAACCCGCGACCCCCGGCGTGACAGGCCGGTATTCTAACCAACTGAACTACCACTCCGCGATTTAAACTCTGCGTTTCAACAACAACTCGTTGAATGCGGCGGAGATAATACGGTTATGAAGTGTATCCGTCAACATCTTTTTTCATATAATTTACTGGCTGCGCATTTGCTAAACAAAGCGTTCGATTAACGCACATTCTTTGCCGTTATGGCGCCCGCTTGATGAAGAATTAGCGCCTTATTCAGCCAGCCTTGTCCTTTATTCCTGTTCCGCTTCTTCTTCGGCTTCTTGCTTAGCAGAGTTTTTCTTGCGCCACTGTAAGGTAAAGAACAGCGCCAGGGCGATAAAAAGAATAACGATATTGCCGACCACCACAATAGTGATCATTTCTTCTTGCTTTTTAGCGGCTTCTTGCTCTTTTCTTATTCTTTCCTGCTCCAGCTCAAACGCCAGTTGTTCCGCCTGCTGCTGGGCAACTTCTTGCTGAGACAACTTTTTCGTTTGTCCGTCAGCGTCTACGGTAAAATTAATGTCATCTGCTTTGGGTTCAACATTAAAGGCAAATTCAGGGATCACCAAGCGGAACTCGCGGCCATTTTTAGTCCTGCCAAATGCCCGGGCTTTTACCCGGTAGATACCCGGCTCGGTAAAGGCCAATTCTTTAATACGTTCACCGCCGCTGCCTTCCATAATAGAAAAGGCTTCCTCTTGACGGTCGGGAAAAACAAAACGTCCCTGGAAAATTAAACTGTCGGGGTCTACAAATTTGTCATCAATAACAAAATGTACCTGATGAAAGCCTTCTTCTTCATTGGTGGTGTCCACCTTAAGGGTCACCGGCGCCGGCTGCAGAATAACCGGGCTTTGCCTGAGCTCCCGCGTGGCCATCGGCAGTTTGATCATATAAATCGGCTGCCATTCTCCCGGGGCAAAATTAAGCACAAACTCACCGGTAAACAGGTTATCTCCGGCATACTCGTCAAGATCCCTGCCGTCATCACGAAAGGTGGTTAGTTTTATCGGCTCGGCGCCAAAATTATCATAGGCAGAATTATTGGTACTATAAAAGTCGACATCAAGGTTGATCACATCCCTGAAGCCGGGAATATCGATTGCCCGCTCGCCGTTAAATAACTTCCCGGTGACTTTAAGGGTTTCCCCCGCCAGTAAAATTTCCGGCAAAGACTCCACTTCTATTTTCACCTCTGAAAGCACCATGATTTTACTTTCCGGCAATATATTACCTATTGCCTGCCAGGGACCGGGCATAGGTTTTTTAATTTTGATCATGTCATAGGTACTGTCGTCGTACCATTCCACCTTATCTTCCGGCAGATTGTTTATTTTCAGCTTACTGCCGTCCGGCCGCACCAGAATAATCGGCTGACTGCCATGAGCACGATAGAAGATCATGGTCACTTCTTCTATTTGGGCATCGATACGAAAGCGGTTATCGAAATAGGAGATCTGGTTCGTTTTATCGTCCGATTGATAATATTCGATTTCATCGGGCAACTGCTGCGCACCGGCAAGCCAGCTTAATAATGACACCGCCGTGAGCAACCAAGCTCTATAAAATACTGCCATTGTTTCTTATGAACGCCATAGCGGCGTTCCTCCTTTTGCTGCTACGATAGCCAAACGTTCCTGATGTGCAGTCACTTCATCGGCCGTTGCCGCTAAAACCTTTAACGGCGCTCGCTCACTCGTTAATCTTCGGATGCTTTTACTGTCGCCGCCGCCGCTGTCATCGGCAGAAAGATTAAAGACTTCCTGTTTACGGGTCATTTCAATGTAAACAAAAGCCAATAACTGGGCATCGATTAATGCCCCGTGATAAGTACGGTCGATCAATTTATCCACTTTATAGAAGCGGGCGAGATAATCTAAGGTTTTCGGCGAGCCGAATTCATCTTTGGAGACCTTCAGGGTATCGGTAACGGTACAAATGTCTCCGGTCATGGGCAAATTTTTCCCGACCATGGCAAATTCATGATCCATAAAGCCGACGTCGAACTTAGCATTATGGATCACTAATTCGGCGCCGCGGATAAAGTCAATAAAGTCATTGGCAACTTGTGAGAATACCGGTTTATCCTGCAGGAATTCGTTGGTTAAACCATGAACATCAATAACCTCTTGTTCCATAAACTTTAACGGATTGATGTATACATGATAATTGCGCCCGGTTAGCTGACGGTTGATCATTTCCACACAACCTATTTCAACAATACGGTGCCCTTCCCGGGTGCTGATACCTGTGGTTTCGGTATCGAGTATGATCAAACGATGTTCTTTATTATTTACTTCACTCACTATAGGTATCCTAAAGACGGCAATATGTCGGCTGATGTTAACGCTTAATAAGGTTTCGCGGCGAAAGATAAACGCCACGAACAGGGGAAAATGGTACACCCTTAATAAAAGCTTGTCGATGCCGCCGGTCAATACAGTGCCATGTACTTGTATATGCCGGGCACAAAACAACCAAGCTTATTATGCTATTTGGGCATCAATAGAAAACTCTACAGAATAAATTTCAACAACAAGATAATATTCCTGGCCTCTATATAACCATATAATATATATTATTCCTTTTAGTCCTTTGGTAGCAAACTATGACCCCTAAGATCAAAGCCCTTTTTCATCAGCCTTCATCCACCT
It includes:
- a CDS encoding acyl-CoA dehydrogenase C-terminal domain-containing protein; translation: MLSYKAPIRDIKFLFEDVFDYYGHYQKNPEYAEATPDLVDAIFAECAKFSENELLPLNQSGDKEGCHFDNGVVTTPKGFKEAYQQYVAGGWQSLSHPIDQGGQGLPPSMGMVKSEMMGTANWSWGMYPGLSHGAMNTIQEHGSDEQKELYLTRLTEGTWTGTMCLTEPQCGTDLGQVKTKAVPNDDGTYDITGTKIFISAGEHDLTDNIVHIVLARLPDAPEGTRGISLFIVPKVQVDQQGNLGEGNNVTCGSIEDKMGIKASATAVLNFDNAKGVLIGPENKGLECMFTFMNTARVGTALQGVCTAELAYQNSLLYAKERLSMRSLSGKKAPEKVADPIIVHPDVRKMLMTQKAISEGGRAMIYYTAKLVDDIESAKTEDERKAADDRLGFITPILKAFLTELGCESASHGMQIFGGHGYIKEWGMEQIVRDARISTLYEGTTGIQALDLLGRKILLTRGVALKEYAMEILGFCKDHSMISGYSHKRQMNKFIWPLSKAVASWQQYSLRIALKARKDRDFIGACSVDYLMYSGYIVMAYFWAQMAQAAYEKLASGVEDRDFYRAKIKTAEFYFERMLPRTRSLAKTMMADPKTLMQLDGELLSFL
- a CDS encoding 2Fe-2S iron-sulfur cluster-binding protein produces the protein MENKEKLPRSQDVVPPNGQFIPVWVDGTQVDGIPGESILSVLFAVGKKSITKNDHGKLTGAYCGMGVCHCCTVKVNDQHKVKACQTLIEPSMQIDTQSNRLDEGGKA
- a CDS encoding NAD(P)/FAD-dependent oxidoreductase codes for the protein MTESKHGVVIVGGGTAGISAAAELAQLGIKSVVIDEAPRIGGPVFRGPFREAISLPHLDDNLCQKIADIRELYQKNQQYIELRLNTRVLGPSGESALLARHQDEIFEIPYEQLIVATGCHERSVPFDGWQIPGVMLLGGVQLQLKSGLVKPGQRMAVVGTGPLLPLVATQLHKAGVVVTGVFEAGKFSNFAKESRAFLNRPMLTLEGMGLLTYLKTNGIPMHYGMGIVSASGEDSLTGITVAQYDQDWYPVKGTEKSLDVDCLAVGYGFVSRNQLTQLLNIAHENCQISGLKPLVDDWQHSSRPDVYIAGDSVGILGGEAAMMEGRLAALSIAKQQDILSLEQAQDKAKPYKNLLNKVKAFRAGFDRIGRRREGLLSLLTPDTIVCRCENVTRAQIDEVIEQGVKDITSLKMRTRAGMGDCQGKTCNSYCQDRLRFELKQLDVGEIKPRFPLDPVPFSSLYKEVL
- a CDS encoding NAD(P)/FAD-dependent oxidoreductase yields the protein MKKQYDIVIAGGGVIGAACAYFLSKEKDLKIALVDLKKPGNASRASAGGLWAIGESVGLGCGVIFFKQMTQQRAEAEGIDAADLPPMRPHILPDCFFEFALKSNDMYPALWQELKDKHGVDFKFEKTGLKYIMYDKFDKLYADSIVEQIPGLAEQINWLSAEELAVDEPHINADAIGALEFACDHQVNPYRLNEAYLEAARQNGVELFLQTSVTGVEKQGNQITGVVTDAGTLSCNTMINAAGAWAAELSEMATGVRIPVSPVKGQIILSERLPQILKGCVSTTDCYIAQKDNGEVLIGSTTEEKGFDTTNTLPEIRELANGAMRCIPQLKQMNIKRCWAGLRPGTPDELPVLGKMDGVEGYINACGHFRTGILTSAITGKLVNDLYRGLPLDIDITPFAYARFLKQENEQQQTPEVEEELA
- a CDS encoding TIGR03503 family protein, which encodes MSLLSWLAGAQQLPDEIEYYQSDDKTNQISYFDNRFRIDAQIEEVTMIFYRAHGSQPIILVRPDGSKLKINNLPEDKVEWYDDSTYDMIKIKKPMPGPWQAIGNILPESKIMVLSEVKIEVESLPEILLAGETLKVTGKLFNGERAIDIPGFRDVINLDVDFYSTNNSAYDNFGAEPIKLTTFRDDGRDLDEYAGDNLFTGEFVLNFAPGEWQPIYMIKLPMATRELRQSPVILQPAPVTLKVDTTNEEEGFHQVHFVIDDKFVDPDSLIFQGRFVFPDRQEEAFSIMEGSGGERIKELAFTEPGIYRVKARAFGRTKNGREFRLVIPEFAFNVEPKADDINFTVDADGQTKKLSQQEVAQQQAEQLAFELEQERIRKEQEAAKKQEEMITIVVVGNIVILFIALALFFTLQWRKKNSAKQEAEEEAEQE
- the dnaQ gene encoding DNA polymerase III subunit epsilon; this encodes MSEVNNKEHRLIILDTETTGISTREGHRIVEIGCVEMINRQLTGRNYHVYINPLKFMEQEVIDVHGLTNEFLQDKPVFSQVANDFIDFIRGAELVIHNAKFDVGFMDHEFAMVGKNLPMTGDICTVTDTLKVSKDEFGSPKTLDYLARFYKVDKLIDRTYHGALIDAQLLAFVYIEMTRKQEVFNLSADDSGGGDSKSIRRLTSERAPLKVLAATADEVTAHQERLAIVAAKGGTPLWRS